The following coding sequences are from one Saccopteryx bilineata isolate mSacBil1 chromosome 3, mSacBil1_pri_phased_curated, whole genome shotgun sequence window:
- the PVR gene encoding poliovirus receptor isoform X2 — translation MARAGTFGPSLLLLSLLLLSWPSAGAEIAAFQVEVQPLVRGFLGEDATLLCKLQLQEHDVRVTLVTWQQQDPAGVPRSVAVFHPTQGASYPADPSFPEHRKLEFVAARPGEKLRDLSLAVRGLRAEDEANYTCHIATFPHGSKSASTWLRVLAKPQNKAETQEVLLSPLDQEPVPVACCVSKGGRPPARISWSLDAKANNSQEPGPLPGTFTTTSLLTLIPSSQVDGKNVTCTVEHESFEKPVLLSVTLTVPYPPEVSISGYKDNWFLGHSEALECHFRSNPEPTSYDWNTTLGPLPPSAVAQGTSLLVHSVDKSVNTTFICHVTNAVGTGKAEQTILVKGQNQHNSVPNSRGPVMERMDVSYSTVNCEASSP, via the exons ATGGCCAGAGCTGGTACCTTTGGGCCATCGCTGTTGCTGCTGTCGCTGCTGTTGCTGTCCTGGCCGTCCGCGGGAGCCG AGATTGCAGCTTTCCAGGTGGAGGTGCAGCCCCTGGTGCGTGGCTTCCTGGGGGAAGACGCAACGCTGCTGTGTAAGCTGCAGCTGCAGGAACACGACGTCCGGGTAACGCTGGTGACGTGGCAGCAGCAGGACCCCGCAGGGGTACCCCGCAGTGTTGCTGTCTTTCACCCAACGCAGGGTGCCAGCTACCCCGCGGACCCCAGCTTCCCAGAGCATCGGAAGCTGGAGTTTGTGGCCGCCAGGCCCGGCGAGAAGCTGCGGGACCTATCGCTGGCTGTGCGGGGATTGCGCGCTGAGGATGAGGCCAACTACACCTGCCACATCGCCACCTTCCCTCACGGTAGCAAGAGCGCCAGTACCTGGCTCCGTGTACTCG CTAAGCCCCAGAACAAGGCTGAGACCCAGGAGGTCCTGCTCAGCCCGCTGGACCAGGAGCCTGTGCCTGTGGCCTGCTGTGTCTCCAAGGGAGGTCGCCCACCTGCCAGAATCTCCTGGTCCCTGGATGCAAAGGCTAATAACAGCCAGGAGCCAGGACCCCTGCCTGGCACATTTACCACTACCAGCCTCTTAACCTTAATACCCTCAAGCCAGGTGGATGGCAAGAATGTCACGTGCACAGTGGAGCACGAGAGCTTTGAGAAGCCTGTCCTGCTGTCTGTGACCCTCACTGTGCCTT ACCCCCCGGAGGTCTCCATCTCTGGCTATAAGGACAACTGGTTTCTTGGCCATAGTGAGGCCCTGGAGTGTCATTTTCGCAGCAACCCAGAGCCCACAAGCTATGACTGGAACAC gaccctgggtcctctgccacCTTCTGCTGTCGCCCAAGGCACCAGCCTCTTGGTCCATTCCGTGGACAAATCGGTCAATACAACTTTCATCTGCCATGTCACCAACGCCGTCGGGACTGGCAAGGCAGAACAGACCATCCTGGTCAAAG GTCAGAACCAACACAACTCTGTTCCTAACAGCAGAGGTCCAGTGATGGAGCGGATG GATGTTTCCTATTCAACTGTGAACTGTGAGGCCAGCTCTCCCTAG
- the PVR gene encoding poliovirus receptor isoform X1, with the protein MARAGTFGPSLLLLSLLLLSWPSAGAEIAAFQVEVQPLVRGFLGEDATLLCKLQLQEHDVRVTLVTWQQQDPAGVPRSVAVFHPTQGASYPADPSFPEHRKLEFVAARPGEKLRDLSLAVRGLRAEDEANYTCHIATFPHGSKSASTWLRVLAKPQNKAETQEVLLSPLDQEPVPVACCVSKGGRPPARISWSLDAKANNSQEPGPLPGTFTTTSLLTLIPSSQVDGKNVTCTVEHESFEKPVLLSVTLTVPYPPEVSISGYKDNWFLGHSEALECHFRSNPEPTSYDWNTTLGPLPPSAVAQGTSLLVHSVDKSVNTTFICHVTNAVGTGKAEQTILVKEEPPKGLSRGILALIIVLAVVLVVVGAMFCKWWYRHFRQNQHNSVPNSRGPVMERMDVSYSTVNCEASSP; encoded by the exons ATGGCCAGAGCTGGTACCTTTGGGCCATCGCTGTTGCTGCTGTCGCTGCTGTTGCTGTCCTGGCCGTCCGCGGGAGCCG AGATTGCAGCTTTCCAGGTGGAGGTGCAGCCCCTGGTGCGTGGCTTCCTGGGGGAAGACGCAACGCTGCTGTGTAAGCTGCAGCTGCAGGAACACGACGTCCGGGTAACGCTGGTGACGTGGCAGCAGCAGGACCCCGCAGGGGTACCCCGCAGTGTTGCTGTCTTTCACCCAACGCAGGGTGCCAGCTACCCCGCGGACCCCAGCTTCCCAGAGCATCGGAAGCTGGAGTTTGTGGCCGCCAGGCCCGGCGAGAAGCTGCGGGACCTATCGCTGGCTGTGCGGGGATTGCGCGCTGAGGATGAGGCCAACTACACCTGCCACATCGCCACCTTCCCTCACGGTAGCAAGAGCGCCAGTACCTGGCTCCGTGTACTCG CTAAGCCCCAGAACAAGGCTGAGACCCAGGAGGTCCTGCTCAGCCCGCTGGACCAGGAGCCTGTGCCTGTGGCCTGCTGTGTCTCCAAGGGAGGTCGCCCACCTGCCAGAATCTCCTGGTCCCTGGATGCAAAGGCTAATAACAGCCAGGAGCCAGGACCCCTGCCTGGCACATTTACCACTACCAGCCTCTTAACCTTAATACCCTCAAGCCAGGTGGATGGCAAGAATGTCACGTGCACAGTGGAGCACGAGAGCTTTGAGAAGCCTGTCCTGCTGTCTGTGACCCTCACTGTGCCTT ACCCCCCGGAGGTCTCCATCTCTGGCTATAAGGACAACTGGTTTCTTGGCCATAGTGAGGCCCTGGAGTGTCATTTTCGCAGCAACCCAGAGCCCACAAGCTATGACTGGAACAC gaccctgggtcctctgccacCTTCTGCTGTCGCCCAAGGCACCAGCCTCTTGGTCCATTCCGTGGACAAATCGGTCAATACAACTTTCATCTGCCATGTCACCAACGCCGTCGGGACTGGCAAGGCAGAACAGACCATCCTGGTCAAAG AAGAACCTCCCAAGGGGTTGTCCCGTGGGATCTTGGCCCTCATCATCGTCCTGGCTGTGGTCTTGGTTGTGGTCGGGGCCATGTTTTGTAAATGGTGGTACAGACACTTCC GTCAGAACCAACACAACTCTGTTCCTAACAGCAGAGGTCCAGTGATGGAGCGGATG GATGTTTCCTATTCAACTGTGAACTGTGAGGCCAGCTCTCCCTAG
- the PVR gene encoding poliovirus receptor isoform X3 → MARAGTFGPSLLLLSLLLLSWPSAGAEIAAFQVEVQPLVRGFLGEDATLLCKLQLQEHDVRVTLVTWQQQDPAGVPRSVAVFHPTQGASYPADPSFPEHRKLEFVAARPGEKLRDLSLAVRGLRAEDEANYTCHIATFPHGSKSASTWLRVLAKPQNKAETQEVLLSPLDQEPVPVACCVSKGGRPPARISWSLDAKANNSQEPGPLPGTFTTTSLLTLIPSSQVDGKNVTCTVEHESFEKPVLLSVTLTVPYPPEVSISGYKDNWFLGHSEALECHFRSNPEPTSYDWNTTLGPLPPSAVAQGTSLLVHSVDKSVNTTFICHVTNAVGTGKAEQTILVKGEPPGVENRRTKGGGHSRIPSEGRVECRRHWKNLPRGCPVGSWPSSSSWLWSWLWSGPCFVNGGTDTSVRTNTTLFLTAEVQ, encoded by the exons ATGGCCAGAGCTGGTACCTTTGGGCCATCGCTGTTGCTGCTGTCGCTGCTGTTGCTGTCCTGGCCGTCCGCGGGAGCCG AGATTGCAGCTTTCCAGGTGGAGGTGCAGCCCCTGGTGCGTGGCTTCCTGGGGGAAGACGCAACGCTGCTGTGTAAGCTGCAGCTGCAGGAACACGACGTCCGGGTAACGCTGGTGACGTGGCAGCAGCAGGACCCCGCAGGGGTACCCCGCAGTGTTGCTGTCTTTCACCCAACGCAGGGTGCCAGCTACCCCGCGGACCCCAGCTTCCCAGAGCATCGGAAGCTGGAGTTTGTGGCCGCCAGGCCCGGCGAGAAGCTGCGGGACCTATCGCTGGCTGTGCGGGGATTGCGCGCTGAGGATGAGGCCAACTACACCTGCCACATCGCCACCTTCCCTCACGGTAGCAAGAGCGCCAGTACCTGGCTCCGTGTACTCG CTAAGCCCCAGAACAAGGCTGAGACCCAGGAGGTCCTGCTCAGCCCGCTGGACCAGGAGCCTGTGCCTGTGGCCTGCTGTGTCTCCAAGGGAGGTCGCCCACCTGCCAGAATCTCCTGGTCCCTGGATGCAAAGGCTAATAACAGCCAGGAGCCAGGACCCCTGCCTGGCACATTTACCACTACCAGCCTCTTAACCTTAATACCCTCAAGCCAGGTGGATGGCAAGAATGTCACGTGCACAGTGGAGCACGAGAGCTTTGAGAAGCCTGTCCTGCTGTCTGTGACCCTCACTGTGCCTT ACCCCCCGGAGGTCTCCATCTCTGGCTATAAGGACAACTGGTTTCTTGGCCATAGTGAGGCCCTGGAGTGTCATTTTCGCAGCAACCCAGAGCCCACAAGCTATGACTGGAACAC gaccctgggtcctctgccacCTTCTGCTGTCGCCCAAGGCACCAGCCTCTTGGTCCATTCCGTGGACAAATCGGTCAATACAACTTTCATCTGCCATGTCACCAACGCCGTCGGGACTGGCAAGGCAGAACAGACCATCCTGGTCAAAGGTGAGCCCCCTGGTGTGGAGAACAGGCGAACCAAAGGAGGAGGTCACAGCAGGATTCCatcagagggaagagtggagtgTAGAAGACACTGG AAGAACCTCCCAAGGGGTTGTCCCGTGGGATCTTGGCCCTCATCATCGTCCTGGCTGTGGTCTTGGTTGTGGTCGGGGCCATGTTTTGTAAATGGTGGTACAGACACTTCC GTCAGAACCAACACAACTCTGTTCCTAACAGCAGAGGTCCAGTGA